A stretch of the SAR202 cluster bacterium genome encodes the following:
- the gcvT gene encoding glycine cleavage system aminomethyltransferase GcvT, with protein sequence MSTQTLQRTALYQTHVGLKARMVPFAGWEMPVQYGSILEEARAVRTKGGLFDVSHMGRVYISGPHATDLLDWIQTGSIGSLKETRARYSLVCDEKGGIIDDTVTYRLAPDRYLLVCNASNRPAVLAWVDRWRKQKFSQTTIDDVTTKTVMIAVQGPATAALMDTLSPDKPSAMRYFSGADARVNGKKAYIGRTGYTGEDGYEVIVDAADGPGLWKTLMDKGMAACGLGSRDVLRLEAALPLHGNDIDLTTTPLEAGLERFVKLDKEFVGAGILRQQQAQGVKRKLVGLFPEGPQIPRHNYLVKVNGKDAGHITSGGYSPTLDRNIAMGYVSHEFSAPGSKIQIDIRGRLSDATVTPLPFYTRKKD encoded by the coding sequence ATGTCCACTCAGACCCTCCAACGCACCGCCCTCTACCAAACTCACGTGGGCCTCAAAGCGCGAATGGTGCCCTTCGCCGGCTGGGAGATGCCGGTGCAATACGGCAGCATTCTGGAGGAGGCCAGGGCCGTCCGCACCAAAGGCGGCCTCTTTGACGTTTCCCACATGGGCCGCGTCTACATCTCCGGCCCTCATGCCACCGACCTCCTGGACTGGATACAGACCGGCAGCATCGGCAGCCTTAAGGAGACCCGCGCCCGCTACTCCCTGGTCTGCGACGAGAAGGGCGGCATCATCGACGACACCGTGACCTACCGCCTCGCCCCGGACCGCTATCTGCTAGTCTGCAACGCCTCCAACCGTCCCGCCGTCCTGGCCTGGGTTGACCGATGGCGTAAGCAGAAGTTCTCTCAGACCACCATCGACGACGTTACCACCAAAACCGTCATGATCGCCGTCCAGGGGCCGGCCACCGCCGCCCTCATGGACACCCTCAGCCCCGACAAGCCCTCAGCCATGCGCTACTTTTCCGGCGCCGACGCCAGGGTCAACGGCAAGAAGGCCTACATCGGCCGCACCGGCTACACTGGCGAGGACGGCTACGAGGTCATTGTGGACGCCGCCGACGGCCCCGGCCTGTGGAAAACCCTCATGGACAAAGGCATGGCCGCCTGCGGCCTCGGCTCCCGCGACGTCCTCCGCCTGGAGGCCGCCCTCCCCCTCCACGGCAACGACATCGACCTCACTACCACACCTCTCGAAGCTGGCCTGGAACGCTTCGTAAAGCTGGACAAGGAGTTCGTCGGCGCGGGCATCCTTCGGCAGCAGCAAGCCCAGGGCGTCAAACGAAAGCTGGTGGGCCTCTTCCCGGAAGGCCCTCAAATCCCACGCCACAACTATTTGGTCAAAGTTAATGGAAAAGACGCGGGGCACATCACCAGCGGCGGTTACTCCCCTACCCTTGACAGGAATATAGCTATGGGCTATGTTTCCCACGAATTTTCAGCCCCCGGCAGCAAGATTCAGATAGATATACGGGGACGCCTCTCCGATGCCACTGTCACTCCTCTACCTTTCTACACAAGGAAAAAAGACTGA
- the gcvH gene encoding glycine cleavage system protein GcvH, whose amino-acid sequence MMNPSDRKYSKEHEWAKTDAKGLVVVGITHFAQDQLGDIVYIDLPKVGAKIEQFKKLGEVESVKAVSDIYTPVGGEVVEVNKAVSEKPETVNQDPFEKGWLVKIKAANANADLQKLMTAAQYDTFLKTEAH is encoded by the coding sequence CTGATGAATCCTTCCGACCGCAAGTATTCAAAAGAGCATGAATGGGCTAAGACCGACGCCAAGGGCCTGGTTGTCGTGGGCATCACCCACTTCGCCCAGGACCAGCTCGGCGACATAGTTTACATCGACCTGCCCAAGGTCGGCGCCAAGATCGAGCAGTTCAAGAAGCTGGGCGAGGTCGAGTCTGTCAAGGCCGTGTCGGATATCTACACCCCCGTCGGCGGCGAGGTGGTGGAGGTCAACAAGGCCGTGTCGGAAAAGCCCGAGACCGTCAACCAGGACCCCTTTGAAAAGGGCTGGCTGGTCAAAATCAAGGCCGCCAACGCCAACGCCGACTTGCAGAAGCTCATGACCGCCGCCCAGTATGATACCTTTTTA